In one window of Agrobacterium larrymoorei DNA:
- a CDS encoding YggS family pyridoxal phosphate-dependent enzyme: MEIEARLEEVRHRISSTAEKAGRKPTDVNLVAVSKTFDADAIQPVMDCGQRVFGENRVQEAQGKWPALKEKTPDIELHLIGPLQSNKSADAVALFDVIQSVDREKIARALSEECQKQGRALRFYVQVNTGLEPQKAGIDPRETAAFVSMCRDELKIAVEGLMCIPPADENPGPHFALLGKLAKECGLEKLSMGMSGDFETAIEFGATSVRVGSAIFGAR, from the coding sequence ATGGAAATCGAAGCGCGTCTCGAAGAGGTCAGGCATCGGATCAGCAGCACAGCCGAAAAGGCCGGTCGCAAACCCACCGATGTCAATCTGGTCGCCGTCTCCAAGACCTTCGACGCAGATGCAATCCAGCCGGTGATGGATTGCGGACAGCGCGTTTTCGGTGAAAACCGGGTTCAGGAAGCGCAGGGCAAATGGCCAGCGCTTAAGGAAAAGACGCCGGATATCGAACTCCACCTGATCGGCCCGCTGCAATCCAACAAGTCGGCGGATGCGGTGGCGCTTTTCGACGTCATTCAAAGCGTGGACCGCGAGAAGATCGCGCGGGCGCTTTCCGAGGAATGCCAGAAGCAGGGCAGGGCACTGCGCTTCTATGTGCAGGTCAATACGGGGCTTGAGCCGCAAAAGGCGGGAATCGATCCACGCGAAACCGCAGCTTTCGTCAGCATGTGCCGCGATGAGTTGAAGATCGCCGTCGAGGGCCTGATGTGCATTCCGCCTGCCGATGAAAATCCCGGCCCGCATTTCGCGTTGCTGGGTAAGCTTGCGAAGGAATGCGGTCTGGAAAAGCTGTCCATGGGCATGTCCGGCGATTTCGAAACCGCCATCGAATTCGGCGCGACGAGCGTTCGAGTCGGCTCCGCGATTTTCGGCGCGCGCTGA